From Rhododendron vialii isolate Sample 1 chromosome 7a, ASM3025357v1:
CCTTCCTCCTCATCttcaaccaccaccacctaaTTGGTTTTCTTGAAACCTAGCTAgcctattttgtttgtttgtctgtctgtctgtaagggttttgtttttttggggggaTAATAGTCCTACTGAGATTGTTGGagtttggttggtttggttATCTGGCGGTGTGGTGTTGTTCATCTATCTGTTTGTGAGTAGATAGGAAAACAAGCAACAATATGTGTTTTTGAGCctttttgttgcattttttttcatgCCAAAAACAGGGACATGTGCATAGATAATGAGGTGGAGGGGGTCACATGTGGCCTGTGGGGTTTGGCATTGGGCCATTGGCTAGTTTTTACTATTTGATCCCTCTGTCCGTAGCAAAATTTGCATGTTCAAAAATGGACTAAGGatttgtttgtatttgttttttttttgctcggcaaacgaaaattttataaactcgaaagggatacatcgagggagcgaatgaaaagaaaataaaacaaacatctAACAGATAATTGGATGTAAACACACCTaaacataaattaaaatttcaCCTTTCGAATTCCATCGAGATATCCCTTAAAATTCTCCACCGAATAAACCTTAATGTCAAATTTTGATTTCATCCACATTGCAATTCTTGTTTTGATGAGTTCCCCAACTTCCCCCACTCCCGTTGTAGCGTTGTTGAATACATAGTCATTTCTCACTAACCATAAGAACCACAGTGTAGCGAAAAACGTTGTTTCCCAAATGTGTTTGTATTTGTTACCCGTCACTGTTAACTGATGAGATTACATATCAGATTCACTATTAATTCGGTGAAAAAGGAGTCGATACAAACTCAACTCATGGGTAGAACTCAGTCTTGAAACATGAACTCTGAAGGGATGTGTAAGAGCTTATATACCCGTACTTAAGTCGATGTGAAACATGGAGAGATGTGGAAGAGCTTATATACCTCTCCATGAGCTTATACCCATACTTAAGTCGATGTGAAACATAGAGAGGTGTGTAAGAACTTATATACTCATACTTTGTGGGACATTAGCATCGTAACAGGCGTCCTAAAAGTAGtaacacattcttaaaaattaaaagtagtaacacattcttaaaaataaGACAAGTGTATTTCCACAAAGCTGTCGGttataatataatataggtaTCTTACATTACTCCTCTATATTATTCAGGTGAAGATGAGCCCATTAACCGCATTGGCTGGATTTGGCGCCAACTTTTTCCCCCTGTCCAAGAGTTTAGGAGAAAGAGAATAATATCTTCTTGTTGAAAGCCCAAGAAAACACTCTCAAAGGCTGAAAGGCCCAACTAGAAAAGCCTTCTTTGTTCAAAAGGCCCACTAAGAATACAAAAGTCCTATTTGTTTCAAAGctgatcaaaattcaaaagtagCGTAAGCCCTAAAGGCCCTTCCCACTAAACCAAAGACACAGGGCAAATTAAGAGGTTAGGgttctttttattattaattaaataattatCGTAAGCATTTAAGAACTTTTCCTTTTACAATTTAGGTGTTGCGCAATCAGCCTCAGGTTTAGACATTCCAGTACGTACAGGAAAGATTTGATTCAATATTCAATATTTGTATTTATATTCAATATTCCGTTTTCATCACTCGTAGTATCCATTTGTATTCATATTCAATATTTGTACAGGAAAGATTTGATTCAATATTCAATATTCAATATTCATATTCAATATTCCGTTTTCATCACTCGTAGTATCTATTTGTGAGATGACTAATATAGTTTCTACTACGGAGTACTACTTTGTTACTGTTCTTTGATAGGTGACGTTTTCTATTAATCTCGTCGGGGAAATGTATTTGTAGATGGGAGTTGGGAACACCCAGGACATTTGTCTAAGGAGCATTGCAAATATGTGTATTATTCAGCTTTAGGCGGATAGTTAGTGTTGGTCGCGGGCAAGCGGCATCCTGCCCAAGCGGGTCGATTATGCTACGCTTTAGTATAAGGAAATTGAGTTGCGCCTTTACCACTACCCGCGGGTTTTGGTAAGATACTAAGCGCTTGATCCTAACAGTTTGGTCCTAGACAACCACAAATTGCTGCAGATAATTTGCATTTCAGGTTAGGACTACGTTGGTATTTTCTTGCATAATGATCACCGGTGCGAATGTTGAGGGACTTGCCGACCTAGCACGAGTTTTCCCTTTTCATAGGAGATGCATAATGGTCATGCCCTAGTATTACGCCAGGGGTCCAGcgagaaaaaagaagcagcagctcCATCTAATCGAACTATTGCTTTTTTTTCATCTCAACAGTTGGCTTAAAGTGTGCACCACATGGTGTGTTGCGAAGAGGGTGATTGTCAATATCGCCAAGCTAAGTCGGGTCGATGCAAGCACAAATTAGACCAGAACAGTTTTGAATTCgcacttattttttggaaaaggaagaaaggaaagaatAATTCCAAGTTTGGTTTTCATCCTAGCCTTGAGGCTAAACTTTATTTCACTCTACTGGTAAACTATCATAACTTATACACAATAATCTCATAAAAATGAGGTGGGTGAAATAGCTCtgctagctctctctctctctctctctctctctctctctctctctctctctctctctctctctctctctctctctctctctctctctctctctccacatttctttctttcctgcAAACAGATTAGAGGAAAAAAGGGAGGACACTCATGTAAAAGGAAGAGAAGATGATTTGAGAAAGATAGCATATGATTACTCTTTTAATTATGTAGCTGATTACATGAATGTTCAAAAACAGTTTCAAGAAGGCCAACAAAGTTATCAGAGCTGAACTTAGTAGAATATGACAATCCGGGAGATACTAAACTGGGCGAAGGGAGGAGAGGACTACATCTTTAAGAGAGCTATCTATTTGCATGGCTGCTTTGAACTCATCAAAGGTGACTTGTCCATCACTGTTGGCATCCATCCGATCAAATATCTCGTCCAATTTCCCTGGTTCTGTGATATCTACCGGAAGGCAATCTTCTGGCAAGGCCtgcgaaaattaaaaataatcgaTTTAATGTCCACTGTAAGCGGTGgtaaatcaaaatcaaatgaaacAACTCTATTGGAAAGGTCAGAGAGTAGACAGTACTCTGAGCATAGATGCTACTTCTTCCTTACTGATGCATCCAGACCGGTCTGTGTCATACATCTGATTGCCAAAGATAATAATACAGTTAGTACTGtgtattttgttgtttcttgggAAATTTTTTATTGTGTATGTATTAGCTCTTATTCTTGAAATGCCAGAAATGTTTTACTTTCATGAACCATAAACGAGTCATGCAGGATTTCAGTGGTTGGGTACTTGTGTTCACTCACTTGAAAGCAAAGGCGGAGTGCATCATCCCCCTGTGAATTCTTGAGGCTGGAGATACCACAGATTATCTCTCTCATGTCCACCGTCCCATCTCGGTTGTTGTCAAACAGATCGAAGATGCGTGGTGCTAAAGGTATTAGTGATGACAAATTCATTGCTCTGAGCACCTCCTCAAATTCAGGTAGAGTGGCATTATCACCTTTAACACATCTGCAGtgttttttgaaattctaaatAGCTTGCTAATATTCATTATCCAGACAGCAATACAATAAAGTGTGTACATAATAAATCCTTTCAAGTTGCAGTGTCATTGTTTCTGTTTCATTAGGGCATTGGAACATTTTGCAGAAGTAAAATTTAGCTCTAGATTGGCCTTCAACCACTCAGGTTGTAGTTTCTCATTgtatttggtttgttttgggaAGTGCATCATTTTATGCAAGTGAAACATTTAGCTAGTTTTTGAATTCTACTTACATTCTCTTGAAATGTTCACTTAGACTCTCAAGCTCTTCAGGTTTAAGGTCATAGGTGCCAACTAAACTTCTGAGCTTCTTTGTTCTCAAGAAAATGCTGCAACTCCACACGCTGGCTATTGCAGCAGCCCGTAGCTTACGCCGGGCATTAAAACTCTGCAACCGCGAAACAATCTCGGCATCCATTTGTTCTTGCTTTGCTGAATTTCCTATCACCCATGGATGTTGGAGAATCTATTTGGAGAGCACGAAAACAATTGAGTAAACATTACTGTTTCCGAATAATACCGCAACATGTACATGATTAATATTTCTCTGTTAGTATTTTTTAGAGTTCTACGGTAAACCTCATTAGCACTGGGCCTTCTGTCAGGATCCACTGTGAGGAGACCTGAAATCAGTTGCTTTGCTGATGAAGAAATGTTCTTCCATGTCTTCTCGTAAAAGCTGAACTCTCCCTACACAGGAAAAAAATGGCCACTTTCTAGTGATAAAAACAGGAATATGAATTTCGCGTAGTtatttggaaacaaaatgaTCACATACAGCCATTATCATTTGTTGCTTCTGCCGATTGTTTTGTGCCATGAAAGGTGGATATCTGAGAAAGAAATCTGCCTTAAATCTtagaaatttatgaattgtttgCATAAAtacgtacacacacacactcgatTATATGCATACCCTGAGAGGAGGATGTACAGGATTACACCCAAGGACCACATATCACTCTTAAATGATATTACCCTACCCTGTCCCTGAGCAAGGGCCTCCGGGGACACATAATCTATGGATCCAAACAACCCGACAACCGGGTGAGTGAACTCCTCCTCCACAGAACTAAGTCCAAAATCCATTATCTTCAACGGAGAATCCACTCTCTCATTGAGGAACAAGCAGTTCTCCGGCTTCAAGTCTCTGTGGACAATATTGGCTCTATGAAGGGCCTCTAACCCACTTGCAATCTGCCTCACTACTGCCGCAGCCCCTGCCTCGGAGTACCTCTCCTGAGCCACGATCCGGTCAAACAGCTCCCCTCCGGAGCAAAGTTCCAGTATCAGGTGCACGTCCCCAGTGGGGTCCTCACATACGTCGTGGAGCTGGATCACGTTGTCATGTGGGGCCACTTCTTCTACTATTCTCCTCATTACGAGGATTTCGTTTGTTAGTAAGGCATCTGAAACTGAAACCCCTTCCCTTTGGGGTAGTTGTTGCTGTTGTTTCCCTCTTTTCCTCCCCTCTGGCGGAGACGGCAGCATTACTGATGGGCTTAACCGTCGTAGTGTTTTGATGGCGACATGTTGAGTACTCGATCTTTTTATGCCTCTTCTCACTACTGAGAATCCTCCTCTCCCCAAAATGTCCAATACCTCATATTCCTCTGAGAGTGTTCTTGTTTCCTGTCCCCCCATGATAGTGAAATTTTGCATAGAGAACCAATTCTGCGGGTAAACCAAAAttccaaatggaaaaaaagaggaggaagaTAAAGAAGATAGGTCAGGCTGCTAATGATTGGTGAAAGGAAACTGAGTTTGAAACCCCGAACGAACTGACTTGACAtggattgacatcatccatttAACAGTTCTGCACTATTGCATGGCATTAGAATATGAGTTTAGGGTATCAAATCTGATGAAAGCCAAGGAATaaaatgaagtatcaaacccCGAATAAACTGACTTGACACAGATTGACATCATTCATTTAACAGTTCTGCAGTATTGTATGGCATTAGAATATGAGTTTAGGGTATCAAATCTGATGAAAGGCAAGGAATAAAATGAAGTATGAAACCCCGAATGAACTGACTTGACACAGATTGACATCGTTCATTTAACAGTTCTACATTATTGTACGGCATTAGAATATGAGTTTAGTGTATCGAATCTGATGAAAGCCAAGGAATAAAATGAAGTATGACATGAGGAGTGACATAATAGACTAAATCAAATAAGCTTTTGCTATGTAGGTGTTTTCTATATTTCTGTTATTCTTGCTGTGAATTCTGTCTCTTTCCCTTGATGATGTATTCTCCTTTTTCCAAACTAATTCGTTTACTGTAATCCATGGACTGGTAGTTATACTTACGGTGCACAAGTAACCAGCTGACGGCCAAAAATCACCGGATCATTAGTCCAGTTATACCTCAATAGTCCAGTTATACCTCAATTCCGGCTTTTAATATGCAATTTGGCTGCTTTGATACGAGAAAGCAAATCTGGGAACTTTTTTGCTAACCCCTACGGCACAACTGCTCTTGCTTAGTTGATCAACTTACTGAGGAAGGACCCTTATTGCATGTGCCAAGAATCTGGACAATCTACCAGAAGTTTTTCTCTCTCAGATGCATGTTGTTAGTTGCATAAAGGGGGAGCGGGTGTAGAGGAGCGAGAGGATCTAGAAGAATTATAGGCGGGGAACTGCAACAGGAGCGCATGTGTAATAGAAATATGGATTCTATGAAAAATATTAGTATGTTTTTTGTTAGTGCTATTTTAGATGTCAATCAGTAATTGTTGTAAGCTGCAAATGTTCTCTGTCATAGAGGTAAATATATTAGTACTTGGCAATTCTGGAGTTAAATGTTTTTCTACCATCTTATTGTTGCATCATATATACTCTCGTTTGGTTGCTCTTGTTTCGCTTTGTTTTCGGTATTTATGTGCCTAGAACGTTATACCTTAGTTAGGAGCTGACTCCTTCCTGGATGCCGGATGGGGGTGACTTTGGGGTATGTTGTTTGGGTGAGCTTAATAATACTTTTTGTAACCTATACGGCATGTACGCGAGTCGGCGAGTGTACTGCTAATGCAGGGAAGCCGTCAACACTGTCAGATTCTGTTTTTAAGGCTCTAACtgatggctttgataccattcAAGCCTCTATTCTACATTCTTGCTTTTGCAGAGTTCTATGAGTTGCTTTGAGAAGATAGAACTCAGAATGCGTACTCGACGAAATAGCTAACGGTGTAATTCTTGCTAGTACTCAGATACTATTTGTTGCAGTGTGACAAGAAGGTTCATGTTCTGTTAAACTAAGCCTAtcaaattcagcaaattttgtCACAGGACAAGACTAAGCCACCATCAAAGTGACTGCCCAAGAAACCCTGACATATAAACCCATCTAGAGGTTCtttgttcaaatcaagcaaatCAGAGTTTGCACCCAAGTCGCATCATTTGCATGTGTAAGTGTGACCAAATTGGAAATGAGAGCGCGAAAGTGTCTTACAAAAACATCACAAACTACTGAAATTCGTGAGAGCGAGCAGGGGCGTAGGGTGAAGATTGTAAGG
This genomic window contains:
- the LOC131334821 gene encoding calcium and calcium/calmodulin-dependent serine/threonine-protein kinase-like → MQNFTIMGGQETRTLSEEYEVLDILGRGGFSVVRRGIKRSSTQHVAIKTLRRLSPSVMLPSPPEGRKRGKQQQQLPQREGVSVSDALLTNEILVMRRIVEEVAPHDNVIQLHDVCEDPTGDVHLILELCSGGELFDRIVAQERYSEAGAAAVVRQIASGLEALHRANIVHRDLKPENCLFLNERVDSPLKIMDFGLSSVEEEFTHPVVGLFGSIDYVSPEALAQGQGRVISFKSDMWSLGVILYILLSGYPPFMAQNNRQKQQMIMAGEFSFYEKTWKNISSSAKQLISGLLTVDPDRRPSANEILQHPWVIGNSAKQEQMDAEIVSRLQSFNARRKLRAAAIASVWSCSIFLRTKKLRSLVGTYDLKPEELESLSEHFKRICVKGDNATLPEFEEVLRAMNLSSLIPLAPRIFDLFDNNRDGTVDMREIICGISSLKNSQGDDALRLCFQMYDTDRSGCISKEEVASMLRALPEDCLPVDITEPGKLDEIFDRMDANSDGQVTFDEFKAAMQIDSSLKDVVLSSLRPV